CCTTTGATCTTACCTATGCGCTCAATGTTATCATTGACCTGTTTCTGCTTGTAGAACAGCTGCGTTTCATAAGAGATGTGCTGCCATTTGCAGCCTCCACACACGCCAAAATGCTCACAGAAAGGCTGTACCCGCAGCTCAGACCGCTCATGGAAATGCACCGGCACGGCCTCCAGATAATTCTTGCGTTTCTTGGTCACGCGCACGTCCACCACATCGCCAGGGGCGACGTCTGAGATGAAGACCACCAGATTTTCATGGCGGGCAATGCACTTGCCTTCGGCGGCCATTTCCTCCACGCGCAACTGCGCTATGTTCTCGAACTTATGTTTTTTCTTTTTGAATTTTCTCACGATGCCGCAAAAATACGAAGAAATGTAACGCCGATGGATTGAAATTGTAAAGTTGGTTTGGGACTTGTAGAAGGAAGGATTTCGGGAATGGGGGGATTAAAACGGCAGGTGGTATGGGCTTGGCACAAAACGCAAAGCCGGCAGTTCCAAAGACCTCGTAGCGTGCGCAGCTCCTGCGAGCGTCTGTGCCAGTGGATCCTGCAAGTTTGCCCTCCTGTGTAAACACCCCTCTGCAGATCTACGCTCGCTGCCTCAAACTCCCGTTTGGGCAATCCTCAAGGGGAGAGTCTGCGATAAGTGAGCAGATTTGCGTTTTGAGGCTGTTTTCCTCAAAACGGCCTCAAAACGAATAATGCAGTTCCTTCCCACGCTGTTCGGGATTTGCAATCCCGAATAAGTGTAAAGCGGATTTGCAATCCGCCTGGGACTAAGATCGGGAACGCCGCCTCCGCCGGGGATTGCAAATCCCCTTTTCGGAACTTCCGGATTGCAAATCCGGAGGAGCTAAACTATCATTCCCCCGATTCCAGTCTTTACCTCGAGCGCCTCGCTTGTGGCCCTGGACAGACCTTAGCTAAGAGAAGAAGGTAAGGAGGCCGCAAGGGCAGTGCGAGGGGAAAAGACGGGGCCCCGCAGCCGTGAGCGCTCAGAGGGCGAAGATGAAACAACCAAACATAAGGACTCAAGCAAAAGCAGACACCACGCCAGCTGTAGCCAACTGCATGCACAAAGAAGAAACCGGCCTCACCTTTCAACCAAAAACTTCTTGTAGCTTTGTCTACGCAAGAAGACCTGCGGACAAAAAAAGAACATGAAAGACAAAGTCATTATCATAACCGGAGGCTCCTCTGGAATAGGCCGGGCCTGCGCGTTGGCCTTCGGGAAGGCGGGGGGCAAAGTGGTTATTTCCGCTAGAAACGCGCAGAAACTGAACGAGGTAGGGCAGGAGTTGGAAGCGGCGGACATAGAATTCCTGGCTGTTACCGGTGATGTAAGCAAGGAGGAAGATTGCCACCGGCTTATTGAAGAGACGGTGGCGCGCTTTGGGGGCATAGACGTGATGCTCAACAACGCGGGCATCAGCATGCGGGCGCTGTTCCAGGACGTGGACCTGGCGGTGATCCGGCAGCTCATGGATATCAACTTTTGGGGAACCGTGTACTGCACAAAATTCGCCCTGCCGTATATTCAACAGCGCAAAGGATCCATTATTGGCGTTTCTTCCATTGCGGGTTTTCAGGGACTACCTGGCCGTACCGGATATTCGGCCTCTAAGTTTGCCATGCAGGGATTTCTGGGCGCGCTCCGCACCGAGGTCCTGCATCAGGGCGTGCATGTGATGGTGGCCTGCCCGGGTTTCACAGCCTCCAATATCAGAAACACTGCTCTGGCCGCCAACGGCCAGCAGCAGGGAGAGTCGCCCCGGGACGAAGGCAAAATGATGTCTGCCGAGGAGGTGGCCGACAAGATTCTGGAGGGCACCATCAAGCGCCAGCGGGAACTCATCATGACCGGACAAGGAAAACTTACCGTGTTCCTCAGCAAATGGCTGCCTGGCCTCACCGATAAGCTGGTCTATAACCACATGAAAAAAGAGGCTGATTCGCCCTTTAAATAAATCCCGGCTGTGGGGTTATAGGGAATTGCCTGGCTTAAAACGGGCGTTAAAACAATTCCTGACTGCCCAGCGGCTGCGGAAGCAGGAGCAGGTTGTTTTTCCGGATGTAGGCAGTTTGGTCCTGCCACTCAATGCGGTACCAGATATCCTGCTCGCCCAGAACCCGCACTTTATGCCCCATGCCCACCGAGGCTACCAGAGAAGAGCCGGCCGAAGGGGCGGTCATTATGGGCACATTGCCGCTTTGAATGATGCCTTGCTGGCCCAGGGTCAGGAAATTACCGAAGTAGAAAAGGAAACCCAAATAGAGCAGGAACGCAAATTTGGCTTCGGTACTTACGGGGCGCTTTTTCACCCAACGTAAGATAAGCAAGGTCAAGGCTATGGCTGCCCCGGCCAGTAACAGTTCCAGAATCTGGGCGTAGTACTTATAAAATTGGGTTTTGAAGAAGTCCCAGTCGGTGTATTGGTAGCCGAAGAGGTGTTGCTGCAGGCCAACCTCCTCCATCTTGCGCAGCACCGACCTGCTGGGGTGCTTGCTGTAATACAGCTGAAGGTAGTACATAGATTTGGTGTACTGCTGGAGCCCCTCATGGATGTAGGCCATCTTCAGCAGCATTTGTGGGGAGTATACCTGGCCTTGGTTGAGCAATATCTCGTAAATACCCAAAGCTTGCGTATAGCGGTGCTGGGTAAACAAAGAATCTGCGGTGGCAAGGCGTTTGCTAGGTGATTGACCCAGAACAGGTTGAGCGAAAACCAGGAAGGCGGCGCAAAAAAGGTAGTAGAATTTGCGAGAAATGTTTGGCATTTAAGGAAACAGATTTTACTTTTGCATCGCAAATGAGGGTAACGCCCTCCTAAGCAAAGGTAGTAAAAGATTCTGTAGCTCAGCTGGTAGAGCAATACACTTTTAATGTATGGGTCCTGGGTTCGAATCCCAGCGGGATCACTTGATCACCAAAAGCCTTTCCGGTTTACCCCCGGAGAGGCTTTTTTTACCACCTTTCACTATTTCTGATTCTGTAGCTCAGCTGGTAGAGCAATACACTTTTAATGTATGGGTCCTGGGTTCGAATCCCAGCGGGATCACTTTCTAAAGAGGCCACTTCACTTTTTGTGAAGTGGCCTCTTTGCTTTTAACTAATCCCAATTCAAAAGCTTTTAAAAAATCTAAAACATAAAGACAACAGCACCGCCGGGCATGCTACTGCGTAATTGCAAAGTTTAGAAACAAAGCAGGGGACAGGCAGTAAACTGTAAGGAAATACCTTAGACGCAACTAGCCTGTTAGACCCCATGGAAGAATTCCAGATCACCCGCATCTATTCAGATGATAAAGGCGAAAGCCATTTCCAGGACCAGTTGATTCCCTTGATGCTGGCCGGCGAGATTGGTTCTTTGTCTGCGCCCCAGCCGGCCCAGAGCATTATCTTTCGGAAAGTGCTGCCCAGCTATGACTATGATTTCCACCCGGCGCCTGCCCGGCAGTACATTATTCTGTTAGACGGCGAGATAGAAATTGAGACTTCCCTGGGAGAGAAAAGGCAGTTTACCGCTGGGGATATCTTATTGGTGGAAGACACTTCGGGGAAGGGTCACAAAACCCGAAATCTACAGCCGGCCACCCGTAAATCCATCTTCGTTACTTTGGCTTAACTTAACGTACCAAAAAAGGGACAAACCGAGGGGCTAAACAATCAATTGAAGCTATGAACATAGTAGTGATTTCAGGGAGTGCGCGACCGCAGCGGCGTTCCCATCAGGTAGCCTTGGAGGTACAGAGAAGGTTAAGCAACCGGCAGCATTCCTGTAGCTTGCTAGACGTGAAAGCCCTTAATTTGCCTTTGCTGGAGAATACCCTGGCGGAAACGGCCAATCCGTCTGCGGTATTGAAAGAAACCAGCGCGTCTATTGCCGCCTGTGATGCCCTGGTAGTGGTCTCTCCGGAGCATAACGGCAGTTACTCCGGCGCTCTTAAAAACACCATGGACTATTTTTACCAGGAGTATTCCCGGAAAGTGTTTGGGCTGGTGGCGGTTTCTTCGGGCATGCTAGGGGGCGTGAACGCGGCCCGTAACATGCAGCATTATGCACTTCGGTTGCATGGGATTGTGTACCCGGAGTTTCTCCTGACACCCAAGGTACAGACCCTTTTCACCGACGGGCAATTAACCGATGAAGGCTACGGCCAGCGCCTGGATAAATTTCTGGATGGTTTCCTTTGGCTGGCGGAGGCCATAAAAGGCGCGAAAGAGCAAAAAGAAAAATAGAAACTCTTCTTCGGAAAAAAAGCTACCAGAGCCATCATCTAACGGACACACTTCACCTATATGTATACCCATCAGAAAGATATTAAAACAAAAGGCAAACCACTGGCACAGACCAAAAAGGCACTGGTGATGGTGCACGGCAGGGGCGCTACCGCGGCCAGCATTTTAACGCTGGCGCAGCACCTGGCCGTAGAAGACTTTACCCTATATGCCCCTCAGGCCACCAACCAAAGCTGGTATCCCTACAGCTTTATGGCGCCTGTGGTCCAGAACCAGCCCGCTCTTGATTCGGCGCTTGACCTCCTGGACCAGACCGTGCAAGGAATCCTGGCCGAAGGGGTGGCCTCTGACCAGATTTACCTGCTGGGCTTCTCGCAAGGCGCCTGCCTGGCGTCTGAGTACGCTACCCGGCACGCCCAGCACTACGGCGGGCTACTGCTGTTTACCGGCGGACTCATTGGTCAGGACCTTAATCCCGACAATTACCAGGGCGATTTCAAAGGAACCCCCGTCTTAATCACTACCGGCGACCCCGACCCGCACGTGCCGGTGAGCAGGGTGGAGGAAACGGTCTCAATCATGGAAGCCAAAGGTGCGGTGGTTACTAAAAAGATATACAAAGGCCGGCCCCATACCATCCTGCAGGAAGAGCTGGACCTGGCTAACCAGATTCTCTCGGGCGCAATTGGTTCCTCTACATCAGATACTAAGGAATAGGTTTGGTAAAGGCCAGGCGCCCATCTTCTGTAAATCTAAAAAGGACATACCTGCCAGTTTGCTGAAGTTTTTAGTAGCCTTTCCCTGGCTTAGACTTCTTAGATACAACCCGCTGGAAAGCACCTTATAAAAACGCAAAGCTGTTTTAAGGCTGTTTTAGGAAAATCGGCTTAAAAACGAATTTGGGCAAAGTGCGAAGAAAAATTAATAAAAATAATGGATTGTAAGTGATTGATGATAAGTAGATTAATTAGGTTTAGGTTGGCTATTACCTCCTGCTTTGGTTTTTGGCACGTGCTTTGATTATAGGGAAGAGGCTTCGCTTTAAAAGCCTCAGCGGAGTCACTGAAAAAAGCATTTAAACCCTCCAAAAATACGAAGATGAAAAAGTTAGTTGTGATGTTCTCCTTGGGTATGTTAGTAGCCGGAAGCTCCTTTGCCCAGGTAGCCCCCAAGCAAGATAAAAAAGTACGTCAAGAGCGTGCCGGTCAGGAAGTAGCCCGCAGAGAAGCCAAGACCCCTGAGGAAAGAGCCGCCAAGCGGGTAGAAATGCTTACCATGAAATACAACCTCACCCTTGAGCAGCAAGCCAGACTGAAGGAAGTGCACGCACGGCACGAAAATGAGATGGCTGCCATGCACGCCCAACGGGGCACTGGCGCAGAGGTAAGCCAGCAGCAAAAAGATGCCATGAAAGCCAAACACGCCCAATGGGATGCTGAACTGCAGAATATCTTTACCAAAGAGCAATACGCCCAATACCAAGCCGATAAAAAAGCCAAAGGTGGCGAGATGAAACACAAAGCCGGAAAGCCTGGTCACAAAGGCAAAAAAGGCCAGCACCACCAAGGCGAAGCGCAGAAGAAAGAAGTAAAAAGCTAAGCGCTTTAGATAGGTAATTAAAAAGGAGGCCCTCGCAAAGGGCCTCCTTTTTTTATGTTTGTTAGAATGGCTTACCAAGTACTCCTTCCAGGTGGCGAAAGCAAAAGACAATTCTAAAGAAGGTTACCCGCCACCAATAATTCAGTTTGAGCTAGGGTGAATACCCCGGAAGGGAACCTTAGATCACTCTGCAGTTAACTGTCCTGATCTTCTGATCCATTTCAAGGTCAGAGCCTGATCTACCAGAGGTGATACCCTCAAATGCCCTTGCTATTTTAAACAGGCAGCTTCAGGCCCCACAGTTTCCAAAGTCTGTGGGCATTTGCGTTTTGGGGCTGTTTTCCGGAAAACAGCCCCAAAACAAAAACCTAACCCAGCGGGGTTAATGCTTGATGGTCTCCATAAATTTGCCTTCGGCATTGAAGAACTTTTCTTTCTTAAGGCGGCCCTGGGCGTTGTAGTACTGCAAGGTGTTGATGTGGGTCTTTTTTTTCTGGCGCCAGCTGGCCGGGGTATCAAAGTCCTGCACCCAGAACTGTTCAAAGGTTTTTTCGCCGTTCTGGTCATACACCCACACGTTTTCAAGGTGCTGTACCTGGTTTCCATCCTTTACCTGGCTGCTGCTCCATTCCTCCCGGAGGTAGTAACCGCTCTGTTTGTTAGGCTTCTCGTAGACCTTGCGCCGCACAAAGTTGCCCAAGCTGTCAAAGCTGGTCACGGCCCGGGTCTTACCGGTAATCCAGACCTGCGGGTGGTACGTGAGTACCTCCACCCAGTCGCCCACTTCAATGTATTTGTAGTCATCGCCATCGGTTATGATTTTGATGGTGCCCGTGATGGTATCGGTGGGGGAGGTGGCCGAGAACGCCTTGCTTACCTGTCCGGTGGTTTTCAGTTGCTGCATTTCCTGCGGGGTCAGGAATTTCTCATCGGCCCGGTAGGGCACTGTCACAATGTTTTTGGAGAGCGTGCAAGAGGCCAGCAGCAGGCAGGCCAGGTAGAGCAGATATGGTTTCATAGGGCAAGGTATAAACGGGGTTGCTCCCTCTACGGAGAAAACCACCAAGAGGTGCTGCCAACGCCCGGGCAATTGCCTCGTCAAAGGTGGGGGCTTTTTTAATGTAATCTGTTTTAGGCCTATTTTGGCCAAAACAGGCCTAAAAAGCAATGGCTACCTGCTTTTTGGGCACTACCCTTTTTGATTTAGCGCGGTAACCTCTACATTGCCGGCAGGGCCGAAGGTAAAAAGACCTTTTGCCTAGAAAACATGCAGCTAAAACGGTACCCCCTTTTTATAATCACCTATCTGGTCATGACGTTCAATGGGCAGGGGCAGTCTTCACCCAAGGAATTGCTGCGGCAGAAAACGGAGCAGGAGTTACGGGGCATTTTGGAGAAATCTTCGGCCCTTACCGGGCTGGTCGCCATAGACCTTACCTCCGGCGAGGCCTTTCGGTTTAACCAGGATCTGGTGTTTCCGCAGGCCAGCGCCATTAAGGTGCCTATTCTGCTGGAAGTCTACAAGCAGGCCCAGGCCGGGAAATTCGCCCTGACGGATGTGCGCCGCATTGCCCCGGGCCAGGTGGTGGGCGGGACCGGAATCATCAAGGACCTTGAAGACAGTACCAGCTTTAGTATCCGTAACCTGGCGGTGCTCATGATCGCCTTGAGCGACAACACGGCCACCAACGCGCTGCTAGACCTGGTAGGCCTATCCAACATCAATGCCTCATTGCAGGCCATGGGCTTAAAGCAGACGCGGGTGCAACGCAAGATGATTCAGGCGGCGGCTTCGGGCCGAGGGGAAGAGAATATTTCCACGCCTGCAGAGGCGGCGAAAATTCTGCAAATGCTGTACAAAGGCGAATTTCTGAACAAGGCCACCTCAGAGGAGATCATCTCCATTCTCAAGAAAACCAACCGCGAAACCAGTCGCCTGGCGCCGGGTCTCCCGGACCATGTGCCCCTTGCCTTTAAACCCGGTATCTTGAACGGCGTCTCCACGGAGTGGGCGCTGGTGCTGCTGCCCGAACGGCCTTACGCGGTGGCCATCATGGAAAACTTTAAGCCCATGGGCCAGGACGGAATGGTGCTGGAAGACGTGTCAAAGGTGCTGTACCAGTATTTCTGGCGCTTGGGCAATGCCACTCGCTACGGCACCTACGTTGACCCCAAACTGATAAAGTAGCTTCTTATATGAAATACCTTCTCCTATTACTTCTTGGCCTGCTGGCCATCACTACCGGCGCGAATGCCCAGCAGAGGAAAAGCCCGTTGGCCGGGAAAGTGATCTGCCTGGATGCCGGCCACGGCGGCACTGCCCTCACCGACAGTTACCGGGTGGGGCCCACGGGGGAGCGGGAAGAGTGGGTGAACCTGCGGGTAGCCTTGCTGCTGCAGAAACTACTGCAGGAGAAAGGGGCCACCGTGCTCATGACCCGTACCACCGATGACAACGTGCCTTTTGATGACCGCATAAAGCTGGCCCTGGAGAACAAGGCCCAGGTTTTCCTGTCCATCCACCATAACGCCACCGCCGATTCTTCGGTGAACTTTCCCATTATCTATTACCACGGCTACGCCTCAGAGAACACCGCCAGTGTGGCCCTAGCCAAGCATATTGCCAAAGCCCTGCGCAAGCAGCATTACCAGGCCAAAGTGCCGGTCTCCATTGTCTCAGACCATGCTATTTTCCCTACCGCCGGGGCCAAGGTGCTTAGGGGAACATACGGCATACCGGCGGTAATTGCGGAGGCCTCTTTCTTTACCCATGCCCCGGAGGAAGAGCGTTTGAAGAAACCAGACTACAACGGGCAGGAAGCGAAGGCGTACGTGGCGGCGTTGGAAGATTTCTTCAGGAAACCCGCCCCGGTAATTCTACCAAAGAACTCGCTGTTCACGGTTCCGCCTTTCCCGGTGTTCCAGGAGGCGGAGCGTATGGGCAAGATCGCGAAAGGCTGGCACAAGGATTACACGCAGGCCTTGCAGCTCATGAAGCACAAAAAGGACACCATGGCACTGCGGCAGGCCTATGACCTGTTCACGCGCTCGGTTAAATCCTTCCCAGATTCTTACGTGGCAGGAGACTGCCACCGGCGCCGGGCCAAGTTGCTGCAAGCGCTGGGCAAAAAGCCGGAAGCGAAATTGGAGGCCATCAGGGCGAAGGAGTTCTATGTGCGCAAGAAATAGCCGAAGAAAGAGTTGCGCTTCCGTTTTCAACGATTGTTACCATTCCTTTTTCTTTGCGATGACCCGCTCCCGCAATTGCTGGGCTAGCACGGGAGACACGCCCCGCAGCAGGTAAACGGCCGTGCCTTTCTCGCGCGCGAAATCAGAGGTTACCTCACCCACTTTAGAGACGGAATTCACCAGCGGTTTCTCCTCTTCCTGCAATACCTGCTCGCCCAGCGTCTTCACCAGGATAATATGCTGGACGGGTAATTCCAGCGGGTACCAGTGCAGGTAATCGGCGTTAAAGGAAACCGCTGCCGGGAGCTGTTGCCGGCCGTAAAAGTTAATGGCACCGGCCTGGCCGTAGTTGTCGCAGAGCACCAGGGTGTGCGGCTTTTCTGCAGCAGGAATCTGAGCAAAGGCCTTCTGGGTTAGGTGGGTCAATTCGCGCCAGCCCAGCATATCGGCAAAGTCCTGGGGCAGGGCGTGGTCTTTCCCGTCTTCCCATTTGAGCAGGTTGAGTTCCTTGAATTTGGCAGATTTCACCCGTATCTGGGCCGGGGAAAGCAGCGGGAACACCACATCTACCAAAGGGAGAAAAAGCGCCACGTTCAGGCCTATCCAGAACGGGCGGGTCCACCGTTTCCAGCCCTCCCGGAAAAGATGCTCCCAATACACACTTCCAAAGGCCAGCAACACCGGGTATAAACCCAGGGCATAATAATTTTTGGCTTGCAAGTACGTGAACAGCGCCATAGTAGCCACATATGCTAGCCCCACAAACCGGAACGGCCGGAAAGGCGCATAGACTACAAACGCCACCAGCGCCCCAATCACCAGGTAAATAGACCCAATGAAAAACAGCACCTGGTCCTGCCAGAAATCAAGCCGGTTTACGTGCAGCAATTGCGTCTGCTGGAGTTCTGCCATGTGGTACACCACCGGCCACCCATGCGTGAATTGCCAGACAAGGTTGGGCAGGAAAAGCAACGTGGCAATAAGGAGGGCTCCATAAAAAGCGGGTCGTTTGAAAAGACTCCCGTGACCCGTGAGCAAAAGGGCCGGCAACAGCCCCACGAGCAAAAACACCAGGTTGTATTTGTTCAAGAGCCCAAGGCCCACTACCACCCCAAGCCACAACAAAATTTTTCCTTCCTGAAAGCGCACATACCGCACCAGTAGGTAGAATACCAGCGTCCAGCAAAGAATGTCAAATGAGTTAGGCTGAAACAGCATGTTCACCCGCAAGAGGGCAGACAAGAGCACGGCCATGCCCGCCAGCAGTTTGGCGTAGTAGCCCCCGCCAATGAGGTCTACCGTTTTCCAGACCGTGACCAGCGTGAGCGCCCCAAACAGCGCCGGGAAAAACCGCACCCAAAACACCGTGTTGCCCAGAGCCTTTATCACCCACGCCACCCAAGCCGTGAACGGCGGCACGGAGAGGTAGCCAAATGCCATGTGGTTGGCTTGGTCCAGGTGCAGGTACTCGTCGCGCTGCAGGTCATAGGAACTATCTACCAAAAAGTCCTGCAGCAAGAACTTCAATAGTACCAGCGTCAGCAAAGAAGCGGTTTCAAGGATAGGTGTTTTCCGGGTCACAGAATTGGCGTTTAGCAAGCAGATAAGGTGAAGTTGACAGGCTTAAAGGGCCGGAAATTCTCTTGATTCCCGGTTCAAGTTTAAAGATAGAGAAGTATCTATATAAGTCTATGGGGTGGCCCACCAGAAAGACCGCTTTGGCGAAGGCATCTGGTAAGCAACTATGGGTAGGATGTAGGCGTGGTGGCCTGAAGAACCAAGTGAAAATAAACAGGACCGGTGGGGTAGGGGTACCATCTGGGTTCGTTCCGTTTCAGGCCTGTTTTTCAGAAAACAGGCCTGAAACGGAAGCGCCCTTCACTCTGGTTTTTCAGCCTTGACAATACCAGCGTAGACAAAACTTGGATAACAGCCCGGGAAATCGATTTCCGAAAATGAAGCCGTAAAGTTTTGAGAATGAGGCGTGGACATTGATTTTTTATTTTCGTAACTAACAGATGTTAGCCAAGCTGTAGGGAAAGAAACAAGAAGAAAAAGAAGGGATAGTCTGGCTGTTTTTGCTCCTCCCATCCTAATCCTTTTTTATGAACATCCAGAAACTCCTGGTCGCTAACCGGGGCGAAATCGCTATTAGGGTATTACGGGCCTGCAATGAGTTGGGCATTAAAACCGTGGCCATCTATACCTATGAAGACCGCTACTCTTTGCACCGCTACAAGGCAGATGAGGCGTACCAGGTAGGCAAAGACAACCAACCCCTCCAGCCGTACCTTAACATAGAGGAAATCATCCAGATTGCCAGGGAGAACGAGGTGGACGCCATTCACCCGGGCTACGGGTTCCTCTCAGAGAACAAAGACTTTTCCCAGGCCTGCCTGGACAACGGTATCCTGTTCATCGGGCCCAAGCCCGAGGCCATGGCCGCACTGGGTGATAAAATAGCCGCCAAGAAAGTGGCCCAGGCCAACGGCGTGCCGCTCATCCAAAGCAACCAGCAGGAACTCACTGATGTCAGCGTGGCCCTGGAAGAGGCGCACCGCATTGGCTACCCCATCATGCTTAAAGCCGCCGCCGGGGGCGGAGGCCGAGGCATGCGCGTGCTCCGCGACGACGAGCAACTGGAGAAAGGCTTTTTTGAGGCCAGGAACGAAGCAGCCAAAGCCTTCGGGGATGATACGCTGTTCCTGGAGAAGTTCGTGGAGCGGCCCAAGCACATAGAGGTGCAGGTGGTGGCCGATAACCATGGCCACATCACCCACCTGTTTGAGCGTGACTGCTCGGTGCAGCGAAGGTTCCAGAAGGTGGTGGAAGTGGCCCCGGCCCTGGGCTTGTCTGAGCGCGTGAAAGAGGAGCTGTATGACTACGCACTGCGCATTTGTAGGGCCGTGAACTACAATAACGTGGGCACCGTGGAGTTTCTGGTGAACCCGGTCACGGAGGAAATCTACTTCATTGAGGTGAACCCGCGCATACAGGTGGAACACACGGTCACCGAGATGGTGACGGGCGTGGACCTGATCAAAACCCAGGTTTACATTGCGGCGGGCTATGACCTCTCGGCACCGGAGATTAACCTGGGGCCAGACCGTAAGATTGTTCCCTCGGGCTTTGCCATCCAGTGCCGCATTACCACGGAGGACCCCGAGAACGATTTCAAGCCCGACTATGGCACCATCATTGCCTACCGCAGCGCCGGGGGCTTTGGCATACGCCTGGACCAGGGCAGCGTGTACCAGGGTGCCAAGGTAAGTCCGTTCTTTGATTCGCTGCTTGTGAAGGTGCTGGCCCATGACAATACGCTGGCGGGCGCGGCCGTGAAAATGCAACGGACCCTGGACGAGTTCAGATTGCGCGGCGTACGCCACAACATGCCGTTCCTGCACAACATCGTGAGCCACCCCGAATTCATCAAGGGCAACGCCACCGTAGATTTTGTGAAGGACCACCCCGAGCTGTTCTTCTTCCAGAAACGGAAAGACCGGGCCACGCGCTTCCTCAACTTCATTGCCGAGATCATTGTCAACGGCAACCCTGATATCAAGGTCAAGAAACCGTACCGTCTGCAGGACAAACCCCGTATTCCGGCTTTCCCCAAGCACGCAGCATACCCCAAAGGTACCAAAGACCTGCTCACGGAGCTGGGGCCCGAAGGCTTCTCCCAATGGCTGCGCCAGGAAAAGCAGATCCATTACACCGACACCACCTTCCGGGACGCCCACCAAAGCCTGCTGGCCACCCGCGTGCGCACCTTCGACCTGGTAAAAGTGGCCGAGGGCTATGCCAAGATGCACCCGCAGACCTTCAGCATGGAAGTGTGGGGCGGCGCCACCTTTGACGTGTGCCTGCGCTTTCTGCACGAAGACCCCTGGGACCGCCTGGCGCAACTCCGGCAGGCCATGCCCAACATTCTACTACAGATGCTCATCAGAGGCGCCAATGGCGTGGGCTACAAGGCCTATCCAGACAACTTGATTGAGGCCTTCGTGGAGAAGTCCTGGGAGACTGGGGTAGATATCTTCCGGATCTTTGACTCGCTCAACTGGATGAAGGGCATGGATTCCTGTCTCAACTTTGTGCGCAAAAGAACGGGCGGCCTCGCCGAAGGCTCTATCTGCTACACCGGTGATATCCTGGACCCCTCCAAAACCAAATACACCCTGGACTATTACCTGCGTTTGGGCAAGCAATTGGAAGACGCGGGTGCCCACATCATCGCTATTAAAGACATGGCCGGGCTGCTCAAACCGTACGCCGCGCAGGTGCTGGTAGAGGCGCTGCGCGATACCGTGAAACTGCCCATCCATCTGCACACCCATGAC
This Rufibacter radiotolerans DNA region includes the following protein-coding sequences:
- a CDS encoding SDR family oxidoreductase; the protein is MKDKVIIITGGSSGIGRACALAFGKAGGKVVISARNAQKLNEVGQELEAADIEFLAVTGDVSKEEDCHRLIEETVARFGGIDVMLNNAGISMRALFQDVDLAVIRQLMDINFWGTVYCTKFALPYIQQRKGSIIGVSSIAGFQGLPGRTGYSASKFAMQGFLGALRTEVLHQGVHVMVACPGFTASNIRNTALAANGQQQGESPRDEGKMMSAEEVADKILEGTIKRQRELIMTGQGKLTVFLSKWLPGLTDKLVYNHMKKEADSPFK
- a CDS encoding SH3 domain-containing protein, translated to MPNISRKFYYLFCAAFLVFAQPVLGQSPSKRLATADSLFTQHRYTQALGIYEILLNQGQVYSPQMLLKMAYIHEGLQQYTKSMYYLQLYYSKHPSRSVLRKMEEVGLQQHLFGYQYTDWDFFKTQFYKYYAQILELLLAGAAIALTLLILRWVKKRPVSTEAKFAFLLYLGFLFYFGNFLTLGQQGIIQSGNVPIMTAPSAGSSLVASVGMGHKVRVLGEQDIWYRIEWQDQTAYIRKNNLLLLPQPLGSQELF
- a CDS encoding cupin domain-containing protein, encoding MEEFQITRIYSDDKGESHFQDQLIPLMLAGEIGSLSAPQPAQSIIFRKVLPSYDYDFHPAPARQYIILLDGEIEIETSLGEKRQFTAGDILLVEDTSGKGHKTRNLQPATRKSIFVTLA
- a CDS encoding NADPH-dependent FMN reductase; translation: MNIVVISGSARPQRRSHQVALEVQRRLSNRQHSCSLLDVKALNLPLLENTLAETANPSAVLKETSASIAACDALVVVSPEHNGSYSGALKNTMDYFYQEYSRKVFGLVAVSSGMLGGVNAARNMQHYALRLHGIVYPEFLLTPKVQTLFTDGQLTDEGYGQRLDKFLDGFLWLAEAIKGAKEQKEK
- a CDS encoding alpha/beta hydrolase; this encodes MYTHQKDIKTKGKPLAQTKKALVMVHGRGATAASILTLAQHLAVEDFTLYAPQATNQSWYPYSFMAPVVQNQPALDSALDLLDQTVQGILAEGVASDQIYLLGFSQGACLASEYATRHAQHYGGLLLFTGGLIGQDLNPDNYQGDFKGTPVLITTGDPDPHVPVSRVEETVSIMEAKGAVVTKKIYKGRPHTILQEELDLANQILSGAIGSSTSDTKE
- a CDS encoding serine hydrolase produces the protein MQLKRYPLFIITYLVMTFNGQGQSSPKELLRQKTEQELRGILEKSSALTGLVAIDLTSGEAFRFNQDLVFPQASAIKVPILLEVYKQAQAGKFALTDVRRIAPGQVVGGTGIIKDLEDSTSFSIRNLAVLMIALSDNTATNALLDLVGLSNINASLQAMGLKQTRVQRKMIQAAASGRGEENISTPAEAAKILQMLYKGEFLNKATSEEIISILKKTNRETSRLAPGLPDHVPLAFKPGILNGVSTEWALVLLPERPYAVAIMENFKPMGQDGMVLEDVSKVLYQYFWRLGNATRYGTYVDPKLIK
- a CDS encoding N-acetylmuramoyl-L-alanine amidase family protein, whose translation is MKYLLLLLLGLLAITTGANAQQRKSPLAGKVICLDAGHGGTALTDSYRVGPTGEREEWVNLRVALLLQKLLQEKGATVLMTRTTDDNVPFDDRIKLALENKAQVFLSIHHNATADSSVNFPIIYYHGYASENTASVALAKHIAKALRKQHYQAKVPVSIVSDHAIFPTAGAKVLRGTYGIPAVIAEASFFTHAPEEERLKKPDYNGQEAKAYVAALEDFFRKPAPVILPKNSLFTVPPFPVFQEAERMGKIAKGWHKDYTQALQLMKHKKDTMALRQAYDLFTRSVKSFPDSYVAGDCHRRRAKLLQALGKKPEAKLEAIRAKEFYVRKK
- a CDS encoding glycosyltransferase family 39 protein, coding for MTRKTPILETASLLTLVLLKFLLQDFLVDSSYDLQRDEYLHLDQANHMAFGYLSVPPFTAWVAWVIKALGNTVFWVRFFPALFGALTLVTVWKTVDLIGGGYYAKLLAGMAVLLSALLRVNMLFQPNSFDILCWTLVFYLLVRYVRFQEGKILLWLGVVVGLGLLNKYNLVFLLVGLLPALLLTGHGSLFKRPAFYGALLIATLLFLPNLVWQFTHGWPVVYHMAELQQTQLLHVNRLDFWQDQVLFFIGSIYLVIGALVAFVVYAPFRPFRFVGLAYVATMALFTYLQAKNYYALGLYPVLLAFGSVYWEHLFREGWKRWTRPFWIGLNVALFLPLVDVVFPLLSPAQIRVKSAKFKELNLLKWEDGKDHALPQDFADMLGWRELTHLTQKAFAQIPAAEKPHTLVLCDNYGQAGAINFYGRQQLPAAVSFNADYLHWYPLELPVQHIILVKTLGEQVLQEEEKPLVNSVSKVGEVTSDFAREKGTAVYLLRGVSPVLAQQLRERVIAKKKEW